In [Leptolyngbya] sp. PCC 7376, a genomic segment contains:
- a CDS encoding globin family protein, with protein sequence MSSDASNDTGLQVELLESSFEQVKPKANEFASSFYENLFTDYPAAKPLFENTDVKEQSKKLLASLVFVVENLKNPEALTDALKGLGARHVKYGALPEHYPLVGNTLLKTFEQFLGDAWTEPVKGAWVNAYGVITEVMLDGADYSEGEVALETPDTSVDEATGLQVGLLESSFEKVKPKAEEFASSFYENLFTDYPAAKPLFANTDVKEQSKKLLASLVFVVENLKKPGALTDALKGLGARHVKYGALPEHYPLVGNTLLKTFEQYLDADWTPDVKAAWVKAYGLITEVMLDGADYSQDEVALDPAPAVEAPDSNIGSGAVPFVVGGSAITLILYLLILL encoded by the coding sequence TTGAGCAAGTAAAGCCCAAAGCCAACGAATTTGCGAGTTCTTTTTACGAAAACCTTTTTACCGACTACCCTGCAGCTAAGCCTCTTTTTGAGAATACCGATGTCAAAGAGCAGAGCAAGAAGCTTTTAGCTTCATTAGTTTTTGTTGTTGAGAATTTAAAAAATCCAGAAGCTCTCACTGATGCGTTAAAAGGCTTAGGTGCAAGGCACGTTAAGTATGGTGCGCTACCTGAGCACTATCCCCTTGTTGGTAATACACTCCTCAAAACTTTTGAGCAATTTTTAGGTGATGCCTGGACAGAGCCAGTAAAAGGCGCTTGGGTCAATGCTTATGGTGTGATCACAGAAGTGATGCTCGATGGCGCTGATTATTCCGAAGGCGAAGTCGCGCTTGAGACGCCTGACACTTCTGTGGATGAAGCGACTGGTTTGCAAGTTGGTTTACTTGAATCTAGTTTTGAGAAAGTAAAGCCCAAGGCGGAAGAATTTGCTTCTAGTTTTTACGAAAATCTTTTCACTGACTACCCTGCAGCAAAACCTCTATTTGCAAATACTGACGTTAAGGAGCAGAGCAAGAAGCTTTTAGCATCCTTGGTTTTTGTTGTTGAAAATTTGAAAAAGCCCGGTGCGTTAACTGATGCGCTCAAGGGTCTTGGGGCACGCCATGTGAAGTATGGTGCTTTACCTGAGCACTATCCTTTAGTCGGTAATACGCTCTTAAAAACGTTTGAGCAATATTTAGACGCGGATTGGACACCGGATGTAAAAGCAGCATGGGTCAAAGCTTATGGGCTAATCACAGAAGTAATGCTCGATGGTGCTGATTATTCTCAGGATGAGGTTGCTCTCGACCCAGCTCCTGCGGTTGAAGCTCCTGATAGCAATATTGGATCTGGTGCTGTGCCTTTTGTTGTTGGTGGTAGTGCCATTACACTCATCCTCTACCTCTTGATTTTGCTTTAA
- a CDS encoding cytochrome c3 family protein: MAQGVKKRFGWRSLMSLKVITIATCLALIGWFAAAFALNAKQVFIPGETSVGHYLFEASCASCHEGFKPVTNETCTRCHEAELEQDIHGTKKFRDPRWAGDLEKIEALTCTTCHAEHVHMFDRGVNLQPDLCMACHEGIINGDLKSHDGFTPDGCWTAGCHNYHDHRTISTGFLRQNMGQPPMLPVQRVPDHSVDWTLDTAPKPDLSKEFLGGAS; this comes from the coding sequence ATGGCACAGGGCGTGAAGAAAAGGTTTGGTTGGCGATCGCTGATGAGTTTGAAGGTTATAACCATTGCAACTTGTCTAGCTTTAATTGGCTGGTTTGCAGCGGCATTTGCCCTCAACGCGAAGCAAGTTTTCATACCAGGGGAAACCTCTGTTGGTCACTACTTATTTGAAGCGTCTTGTGCCTCTTGTCATGAGGGTTTTAAGCCTGTGACAAATGAAACATGTACCCGGTGTCACGAAGCGGAACTAGAACAGGATATCCACGGTACTAAGAAATTCCGGGATCCGCGCTGGGCAGGTGACCTCGAAAAAATCGAGGCTCTAACCTGTACCACCTGCCATGCAGAACATGTCCATATGTTTGATCGGGGTGTGAACCTCCAGCCAGATCTTTGTATGGCTTGCCATGAAGGAATTATTAATGGCGACCTCAAGAGTCATGATGGCTTTACACCGGATGGTTGCTGGACGGCAGGTTGCCATAACTATCACGACCATAGGACGATATCCACTGGATTTTTGCGGCAAAACATGGGTCAACCGCCAATGTTACCGGTGCAGCGCGTACCAGATCACTCCGTTGATTGGACTCTTGATACCGCGCCAAAGCCTGACCTCAGCAAAGAATTTCTAGGAGGTGCGTCATGA